A DNA window from Elephas maximus indicus isolate mEleMax1 chromosome 17, mEleMax1 primary haplotype, whole genome shotgun sequence contains the following coding sequences:
- the LOC126061104 gene encoding olfactory receptor 151-like, with product MARQNDSTVTEFVLEGLTDRPELQLPLFLLFLGIYGVTVVGNLGMILLIAFNSKLQSPMYFFLGNLSFLDLCYSSVVTPKLLGNFVQEKNVISYPGCMTQLFFFCVFAIAECYMLTAMAYDRYVAICSPLLYNVTMSQKICNMLVSGVYIMASFGAMVHTIFMTRHSFCEDNIICHYFCDILPLLKLSCSSTYINELLVITGGGFDMLVTTVAIIISYVFILSNILRIPSSESRSKAFSTCGSHLTVVGVLYGSMIFMYLKPASSSNMAQKKVASVFYTTVIPVLNPLIYSLRNKDVKNVLSKVMVMRYGLRKGSNQNH from the coding sequence ATGGCCAGACAGAATGATTCCACAGTCACTGAGTTTGTCCTTGAGGGACTGACGGACAGACCAGAACTTCAGCTGCCTCTCTTCCTCCTGTTCCTAGGGATCTATGGTGTCACTGTAGTGGGAAACTTGGGTATGATCCTCCTCATCGCTTTCAATTCCAAGCTCCAAtcacccatgtacttctttcttggtaatttgtcattcctagatCTGTGTTACTCCTCAGTGGTTACCCCCAAACTCCTGGGAAACTTTGtgcaggaaaaaaatgttatttcctATCCTGGATGTATGACtcagctctttttcttttgtgtttttgcaATTGCTGAGTGCTATATGCTGACTGCCATGGCATATGATAGATATGTAGCTATTTGTAGTCCACTGCTCTACAATGTCACCATGTCCCAAAAGATATGTAATATGCTGGTGAGTGGAGTCTATATCATGGCATCTTTTGGAGCTATGGTCCACACTATTTTCAtgaccaggcattccttctgtgAGGACAATATTATCTGCCATTATTTCTGTGACATACTGCCTCTCCTAAAGCTCTCATGCTCCAGTACCTACATCAATGAGCTTTTGGTGATAACTGGAGGTGGATTCGATATGTTGGTAACAACGGTGGCCATCATCATCTCTTATGTCTTTATACTCTCCAACATTCTTCGAATACCCTCATCTGAGAGCAGGTCTAAAGCATTTAGTACATGTGGCTCTCATCTTACAGTTGTTGGAGTTTTATATGGTTCCATGATATTCATGTATTTAAAACCAGCATCCAGCAGTAACATGGCCCAGAAGAAGGTGGCTTCTGTGTTCTACACCACAGTGATCCCAGTGCTGAACCCTTTGATCTATAGCTTGAGAAATAAGGATGTAAAGAATGTGCTCAGCAAAGTCATGGTTATGAGGTATGGACTACGGAAAGGTAGTAACCAGAACCACTAA
- the LOC126061106 gene encoding olfactory receptor 8D2-like has protein sequence MARQNDSTVTEFVLEGLTGKSELQPPLFLLFLAIYGVTVMGNVGMIFLIAFNSKLQAPMYFFLGNLSAIDLFYSSVITPKLLENFVLEQNVISYPACMTQLFFFCFFATAECYMLTAMAYDRYAAICRPLFYNVTMSQKVCNVLVTEVYIMASIGAVPHVISMIKLSFCGDNVIHHFFCDMHPLLKLSCSSTYINELLLIIVGGFNIFATTVAIIISYALILYNILCIPSTEGKSKAFSTCGSHLTAVGIFYGSIIFMYFKPASRSNMAQEKVASVFYTTVIPMLNPLIYSFRNKDVRNVLSKVMNMRYGPPHDSNQNH, from the coding sequence ATGGCCAGACAAAATGATTCCACAGTGACTGAGTTCGTTCTCGAGGGATTGACAGGCAAATCAGAACTCCAGCCACCTCTCTTCCTCTTATTCCTAGCGATCTATGGTGTCACTGTCATGGGAAATGTGGGTATGATCTTTCTAATCGCTTTCAATTCCAAGCTGCAagctcccatgtacttttttcttggCAATTTGTCAGCCATAGATCTCTTTTATTCCTCAGTTATTACCCCCAAACTCCTAGAAAACTTTGTATTGGAGCAAAATGTTATTTCTTACCCTGCATGTATGacacaactttttttcttttgcttctttgcTACTGCTGAGTGCTACATGTTAACAGCCATGGCATATGATAGATATGCAGCTATCTGTAGGCCACTGTTCTACAATGTCACCATGTCCCAAAAGGTCTGTAATGTGCTGGTGACTGAAGTCTATATCATGGCATCTATTGGAGCTGTGCCCCACGTTATCTCCATGATCAAGCTTTCCTTCTGTGGAGACAATGTCATTCACCATTTCTTCTGTGACATGCATCCTCTCTTAAAGCTCTCATGCTCTAGTACCTACATCAATGAACTTCTGTTGATAATTGTAGGTGGATTCAATATTTTTGCAACAACTGTGGCCATAATAATCTCTTATGCCTTAATACTGTATAACATTCTTTGCATACCCTCAACTGAGGGCAAGTCCAAAGCCTTTAGTACCTGTGGCTCTCACCTTACAGCTGTAGGGATTTTTTACGGCTCCATCATATTCATGTATTTTAAGCCAGCATCCAGGAGCAATATGGCCCAGGAGAAGGTGGCCTCTGTGTTCTACACCACAGTGATCCCTATGCTGAACCCTTTAATCTACAGCTTTAGGAATAAGGATGTAAGAAACGTGCTCAGCAAAGTCATGAATATGAGGTATGGACCACCTCACGATAGTAATCAGAACCACTAA